Proteins co-encoded in one Paracoccus sediminicola genomic window:
- a CDS encoding YeeE/YedE family protein encodes METVFTPITSFGGGLLIGLGAVLLMLGLGRIFGATGVLSGAIFAESREEMTWRLALIAGMVVAPVLIFAVTGTMPVLTVPVSPAMIAVGGVIVGLGASLGSGCTSGHGVCGLSRLSVRSLVAVPTFMATAAITVFLIRHVFGG; translated from the coding sequence ATGGAGACTGTGTTCACTCCGATCACATCGTTCGGCGGCGGTCTGCTGATCGGCCTTGGCGCGGTCCTTCTGATGCTCGGGCTCGGCCGGATCTTCGGCGCAACCGGCGTCCTGTCGGGCGCGATCTTTGCGGAGAGCCGGGAAGAGATGACCTGGCGGCTCGCGCTGATCGCCGGAATGGTCGTCGCACCCGTGCTCATCTTCGCGGTGACCGGCACGATGCCGGTCCTGACGGTTCCGGTCAGCCCGGCGATGATCGCCGTAGGCGGCGTCATCGTGGGGCTCGGCGCCAGCCTCGGCTCCGGCTGCACGTCGGGACACGGGGTCTGCGGATTGTCGCGTCTGTCGGTCCGGTCGCTGGTCGCCGTGCCCACCTTCATGGCAACGGCCGCGATCACAGTCTTTCTCATCCGCCATGTTTTCGGAGGCTGA
- a CDS encoding YgaP family membrane protein, with the protein MTTNVGTLDRILRAALGLVLLYLAFFSGLQLFAEPLFKYGAAVVGVVMLATSLMKMCPLYSMLGLKTCRDC; encoded by the coding sequence ATGACGACCAATGTCGGAACCCTCGACCGTATCCTGCGCGCCGCGCTGGGGCTGGTCCTGCTCTATCTCGCCTTCTTCAGCGGTCTGCAGCTCTTCGCCGAGCCTCTGTTCAAATATGGTGCGGCCGTCGTCGGCGTCGTCATGCTCGCGACGTCGCTGATGAAGATGTGCCCGCTCTATTCCATGCTCGGCCTCAAGACCTGCCGGGACTGCTGA
- a CDS encoding DUF6691 family protein: MKLVFALFTGVVFGTGIALSGMMDPAKVLNFFDLAGSWDASLAFVMGGALLVAAIGYRLAWRRNAPLFGGRFQVPTGTDIDMKLVGGSALFGIGWGIAGFCPGAAIPALGTGRWEVALFLAAVIVGFWLRRVFASLGQPRVAS, translated from the coding sequence ATGAAGCTTGTCTTTGCACTTTTCACGGGTGTCGTCTTTGGCACCGGCATCGCCCTCTCGGGCATGATGGACCCGGCCAAGGTCCTGAACTTCTTCGACCTCGCGGGCAGTTGGGACGCGAGCTTGGCCTTCGTCATGGGCGGAGCGCTGCTCGTGGCGGCGATCGGCTACCGACTGGCATGGCGGCGCAATGCTCCGCTCTTCGGCGGTCGTTTCCAGGTTCCCACCGGAACCGACATCGACATGAAGCTCGTCGGTGGGTCGGCCTTGTTCGGCATCGGCTGGGGCATCGCCGGCTTCTGCCCGGGCGCGGCCATTCCGGCCCTCGGAACCGGGCGCTGGGAAGTTGCCCTGTTCCTGGCCGCAGTCATAGTCGGTTTCTGGCTGCGCCGCGTCTTCGCGTCGCTGGGGCAACCGCGCGTCGCATCCTGA